One stretch of Candida orthopsilosis Co 90-125, chromosome 3 draft sequence DNA includes these proteins:
- a CDS encoding Hem15 ferrochelatase (involved in heme biosynthesis): MMLQRIARSARTPFQCYFRFNSSTTSTKSPTGIVFMNMGGPSKIEETHDFLLRLFQDGDLIPFGIFQKPLAQFIAKRRTPKIEKHYEEIGGGSPIRKWSEYQCKKVCEILDKTNPETAPHKPYVAFRYAKPLTEETLEEMKRDGVKRAVAFSQYPQFSYSTTGSSINELYRQTVKNDPERTIEWSIIDRWPQQPGLVKAFANNIKEKLAEFPPEIRDEVVILFSAHSLPMEIVNLGDSYPAEVAATVYKVMESLNFSNPYRLVWQSQVGPKPWLGGQTAKIIDKLEKRDDIKGIILVPIAFTSDHIETLHELDIEIMEDAENPEKIRRAESMNGNEVFIEGLADLVKEHLKSGRKYSKQLELDCMLGGEKASGTFKHPSELFGRNTL, translated from the coding sequence GACCCCGTTCCAATGCTACTTTAGATTTAACTCATCAACCACGTCAACCAAATCTCCCACAGGTATTGTTTTTATGAACATGGGTGGACCTTCGAAAATAGAAGAAACTCATGATTTTTTACTCAGACTATTTCAAGATGGTGATTTGATAccttttggaatttttcaGAAACCTTTAGCTCAATTCATTGCAAAAAGACGTACTCCAAAAATAGAGAAACattatgaagaaattggtgGTGGGTCACCTATTCGTAAGTGGTCAGAATATCAGTGTAAAAAGGTATGTGAAATATTGGATAAGACAAACCCTGAGACAGCACCACATAAGCCATATGTAGCATTCAGATATGCAAAACCATTGACGGAAGAGACTTTAGAGGAAATGAAAAGGGATGGTGTTAAACGTGCAGTTGCTTTCTCGCAGTACCCACAATTTTCATATTCGACTACGGGATCATCCATCAATGAGCTTTATAGGCAAACGGTAAAGAACGATCCAGAACGTACTATTGAATGGTCGATCATAGATAGGTGGCCACAACAACCAGGATTGGTAAAGGCATTTGCAAATAACATTAAGGAAAAATTGGCAGAATTTCCGCCAGAGATTAGAGACGAGGTTGTCATTCTTTTCTCGGCCCACTCTTTGCCAATGGAGATTGTCAATTTGGGTGATTCATACCCTGCAGAAGTTGCAGCCACTGTGTACAAGGTTATGGAGTCTTTGAACTTTTCCAACCCATACCGTTTGGTTTGGCAGTCACAGGTAGGTCCAAAACCTTGGTTGGGGGGGCAAACTGCTAAAataattgacaaattggagaaaagaGATGATATAAAAGGTATTATTTTGGTGCCAATTGCTTTCACTTCAGACCATATCGAAACCCTTCACGAGTTGGATATAGAGATAATGGAAGATGCTGAGAACCCAGAAAAGATCAGAAGGGCTGAATCTATGAATGGTAACGAAGTTTTTATTGAAGGTTTGGCTGATCTTGTGAAAGAGCATTTGAAGAGTGGAAGAAAGTATTCGAAGCAATTGGAGTTGGATTGCATGTTAGGAGGTGAAAAGGCATCTGGCACTTTCAAACACCCAAGTGAGTTATTTGGTAGAAATACATTGTAA
- a CDS encoding plasma membrane protein translates to MSLRLGIRSWALRPSNMLLKNKAVSSTRQLNMIRQNSTKATIYDQVTGKTIPLADPEHPEWADYKNPPAILAQKKDPYVKYDDQQNRRNLNDPVNMDEDLYDIWSPDYYDFVSDSTALKHNGIFFGLLFGVAGVVAYFQLNPEKPAMIRSFPYDGLADALGATSKEDAAFYQNKPDVDAEKECGVLPEESEVASNRDSYEKSNASYIKA, encoded by the coding sequence ATGAGTTTGCGTCTAGGAATAAGATCATGGGCACTTCGTCCATCAAATatgttattgaaaaacaagGCAGTGAGCTCAACAAGGCAATTGAACATGATAAGGCAAAACTCAACCAAGGCAACCATATACGATCAAGTCACAGGTAAAACGATACCACTTGCTGATCCTGAACATCCAGAATGGGCTGATTACAAGAACCCGCCAGCTATCTTGGCTCAAAAGAAAGACCCATATGTGAAATATGACGACCAACAAAATAGAAGAAACTTGAACGATCCCGTTAATATGGATGAAGATCTTTACGATATCTGGTCACCAGATTACTATGATTTTGTTTCCGACTCAACTGCCTTAAAACACAACGGTATTTTCTTTGGCCTACTTTTTGGTGTTGCTGGTGTTGTAGCCTACTTCCAGTTGAACCCAGAAAAGCCAGCTATGATTAGATCATTTCCATACGATGGATTGGCTGATGCTTTAGGTGCTACTTCGAAAGAGGATGCTGCGTTTTACCAAAATAAACCAGACGTTGATGCTGAAAAGGAATGTGGTGTATTACCAGAAGAGTCTGAAGTTGCTTCAAACAGAGACTCCTATGAAAAGAGTAATGCTTCATACATAAAAGCTTGA
- a CDS encoding Med4 protein (S. cerevisiae homolog MED4 has RNA polymerase II transcription mediator activity, has role in transcription from RNA polymerase II promoter and to mediator complex) produces the protein MLPHQRESSPFRSKPVSRVTSSTRLNQLSLESRGSPSNNSRPSTPSAYIPSSLNPLKYGSNNQDNLDDKVRSTEEIDVFNSLPIVSKIGDFRAALDTLSNGISHYKEDEFYANVEGVVETNSSLEKEIHELSKHKERSREVARLSNINKDLDTKLKDNLRNLVQFRNDLKKLPSSHEINAKNEKLESPVDVESILNYSMKLAKFTKAPAAVGNMAFQIHPNNYIWPAEDSLRRGMLAMSSLHANEIINAELSDGKEKAMDEKEGEDIEPQFKETNEEHFAGKDKQKPQEGSNSAKTENTSQVDLDLDLFDPDDEYSD, from the coding sequence ATGTTACCTCATCAAAGGGAAAGCTCCCCATTCCGATCCAAACCCGTTTCCAGGGTAACGTCCTCGACACGATTGAACCAATTATCATTAGAATCAAGAGGATCTCCAAGCAACAACTCCAGACCATCCACACCATCAGCATACATTCCTTCCTCATTAAACCCTTTGAAGTATGGTTCGAATAATCAAGATAATCTAGACGACAAGGTACGATCGACcgaagaaattgatgtaTTCAATCTGCTACCTATAGTTTCAAAGATTGGTGATTTTCGAGCAGCTTTAGATACATTGAGTAACGGTATCTCGCATTACAAGGAAGATGAATTTTATGCAAATGTGGAGGGAGTGGTAGAAACAAACTCGAGCCTAGAAAAGGAAATTCACGAGTTGAGTAAACATAAAGAACGTAGTCGAGAGGTTGCTAGACTTTCAAACATAAACAAAGATCTCGATACAAAATTAAAGGAcaatttgagaaatttaGTACAGTTTCGAAACGATCTAAAGAAATTACCAAGCTCTCACGAGATCAATGCCAAGAACGAAAAGTTGGAATCTCCTGTAGACGTGGAAAGCATATTGAATTACTCCATGAAGCTAGCGAAGTTCACCAAAGCACCAGCAGCTGTGGGGAATATGGCTTTCCAAATACACCCTAACAATTACATATGGCCAGCAGAAGATTCATTAAGACGGGGAATGTTAGCAATGAGTTCATTACATGCTAACGAGATAATCAATGCAGAACTACTGGACGGCAAAGAGAAAGCAATGGACGAGAAGGAAGGTGAAGATATAGAACCTCAATTCAAAGAGACAAATGAGGAGCACTTCGCCGGCAAGGACAAGCAAAAACCACAGGAAGGGAGCAACTCAGCTAAGACAGAGAATACATCTCAAGTTGATCTCGACTTGGACTTATTTGACCCCGATGACGAATACTCGGACTGA